GAAGCTTTAATCTCAGCTATCATGTGTTCCTCCTCGTGCAAACTCTTTTCAGCAAGCCTGAAGCTTTCCAAGAACTCGTTGAGGTCAACTAAGCCATCTTTATTTATATCCATCAATCTACAAATGTCCACAAGTTGCTCTTGGGTCATTGGATTTGGCATATATTTACCGAGTAACTGGCAAGCTTCGGAAAATTCTTCCAACGTTATGTAGCCtgcgaaaatttaaattactttaatccCCGTAAAGATCTTACTGTCATTAATTATAATAGGAAACGAAAGGGAAAAGAATTGaaactttatcaaaattaattactcAAAGAGGCTTAGAGTTAATcggattatattatttattcttttttaagtatttacCTGAATTATCCTTGTCGAGAATCTTAAATATCGCCTCCAGGCTTCTTTTGTTCTTGT
This window of the Bicyclus anynana chromosome 6, ilBicAnyn1.1, whole genome shotgun sequence genome carries:
- the LOC112053674 gene encoding serine/threonine-protein phosphatase rdgC; this encodes MEETTRLGLPWRMLKDKLVRTDPDTRLVRYMDTFDLTANRGGRKSDAQTVVETLYKNKRSLEAIFKILDKDNSGYITLEEFSEACQLLGKYMPNPMTQEQLVDICRLMDINKDGLVDLNEFLESFRLAEKSLHEEEHMIAEIKAS